The genomic region TTTTAGTTTTTGGTCGGAAGTACGGCCGAAAGTGATCTACAGATTCGGCGAGAGGTCGGCGGGTCTCCTCGTTTATACTAATCCGGCCAGCTTCTCTTGGTCTTGGGCAAGAAGGATAACCGATTCACAGTATGTTTCCCAGTCGGTTCTTCCGGAAGCAAAGTCGAGATAAATAGATTCTAATAAAAGAAAAAACATAAATCACCTCTTCTTTTAACATCGAACCGGTTTTGGAATTTCCTTGAGTTCTTTTTCTTGTGGAAGAGAATGGGGGAGGTTCTTTTAAGTATTAAAATATGTCTCCCGCGCTTTCAAAGTCGCAGATCTCGGGCTTAAAACAAAGTTTAGAATCTTCTCGAATACCTTTTAGGTCGGAAGTACGGCTAGGAATTCTTTCATCCTTTAAAATAGGCGGAATCTGTCCCGTTGTTGTAGAGCCTGAAAACTCGGAACAGGTGTTGGAAGCTCTTTCGATCTTTTCAAAATCCGAAATTCCTTGGAAAATTCTCGGAGGCGGCTCTAATTTACTGATCTCGGATCATCCTGATAATTTTGTAACGCTCCGTTTGTCGGGAGGTTTTAAGGAATTCGAATCTTTGGGTGGAGGAAAATTCCGAATCGGTTCCGCTACCAATACAACGCCGACGTTTCGCCAAATCTCCCAACTGGGTTATACAGGCGCCGAGTTTTTGAGTACGATTCCCGGTTGGACGGGCGGAGCCGTCATTCAAAATGCAGGTTGTTATGGGGGAGAATTATTCGATTTGATTCAAACCGTTGAATTTTTAAGAAACGGCGAAGTTTTGATTCGTAAACCGGCTGATATTAAACACGGGTATCGATTTACGGAATTTTTAAATGAGAAAGATTCTATTGTTCTTGGAATTGAGATTCTTCTTAAGGAAGGAAACTTGGAAGAAATTCAAGCTTCGTTAAAAGATAAACGAGATCGAAGAAATTCTTCACAACCAGAGAATAAGAAAAGCGCTGGTTCGGTTTTTAAGAATCCTAAAACTTTCGGAGAAGACGGCAAAGAAATTAAAGCTTGGGAACTGATCGATCATGCAGGTTTAAGGGGAACTGCGAAAGGCGGCGCTCAGATTTCTCCGGAGCACTGTAATTTTATCGTGAATGTCGGAACTGCGACTGCAGCCGATGTAAACTACTTGGTTGAATTGGTTTTGGATCAGGTTTTTCAGAAAAGTGGAATTCGCTTAAACAGAGAAATCGAATATTTTGGAGATATACCTTAATTTTTGTTCGGAGTTCCGACCCAAACTACTAGTACAAAACCTCACTCTTTCGAAGCATACATAGAAAGATCCGCTTCGTGAATCAATTCATCCAATTTCTGAAGAGACCCGACAGACATTCCCCAAGTAAAAAGAAACGGCGGATTATTCTCCTTGCACTTTTTCAAAAGAACACTCATTGCCTCATGAAATCGACTTTGTGTCTGAAGGATTTTATCCTTATTCTCGTGCTGAACAAGAACTAAAAACTCATCGCCGCCGATCCTAAAAATCTTATCAGTGCCGCGAATCACGTAACGAAGAATATTCGCAAAATGGCAAAGGACCTGGTCTCCGGTTTTGTGACCGTACGTATCGTTGATCATCTTAAAATCGTTTAAATCCAGAAGAGCGACTAACGCAAGATGGTCTTCCATTCTTCGGCCCGACCATTCTTCCTTTAGATGATTCAGTTTATTACGATTAAAAACCCCGGTCAACGCGTCTCGAAA from Leptospira kmetyi serovar Malaysia str. Bejo-Iso9 harbors:
- the murB gene encoding UDP-N-acetylmuramate dehydrogenase, with the translated sequence MSPALSKSQISGLKQSLESSRIPFRSEVRLGILSSFKIGGICPVVVEPENSEQVLEALSIFSKSEIPWKILGGGSNLLISDHPDNFVTLRLSGGFKEFESLGGGKFRIGSATNTTPTFRQISQLGYTGAEFLSTIPGWTGGAVIQNAGCYGGELFDLIQTVEFLRNGEVLIRKPADIKHGYRFTEFLNEKDSIVLGIEILLKEGNLEEIQASLKDKRDRRNSSQPENKKSAGSVFKNPKTFGEDGKEIKAWELIDHAGLRGTAKGGAQISPEHCNFIVNVGTATAADVNYLVELVLDQVFQKSGIRLNREIEYFGDIP